From a single Nicotiana tomentosiformis chromosome 2, ASM39032v3, whole genome shotgun sequence genomic region:
- the LOC104087050 gene encoding cyclic nucleotide-gated ion channel 2 isoform X1: protein MAHFLSSSRLAIHLRESLINSRVCKWFGIFRRRSVQPDNSDDNDDDSNPISNSIECYACTQVGVPVFHSTSCDGAHQPEWEASAGSSLVPIQNRTNNSRTGKSRSSRNRHQSGPFGRVLDPRSKRVQRWNRIILLARGMALAVDPLFFYALSIGRGGSPCLYMDGGLAAIVTVIRTCLDAVHLLHLWLQFRLAYVSRESLVVGCGKLVWDARAIAAHYVRSVKGFWFDAFVVLPVPQVVFWLVVPKLIREEQIKLIMTILLLMFLFQFLPKVYHSISLMRRMQKVTGYIFGTIWWGFGLNLIAYFIASHVAGGCWYVLSIQRVASCLRQQCEQKASCNLSLSCSEEVCYQFLLPTGTVGNPCAGNSTTVMRKPLCLDVNGPFPYGIYKWALPVVSSRSVTVKILYPIFWGLMTLSTFGNDLEPTSHWLEVIFSICLVLSGLMLFTLLIGNIQVFLHAVMAKKRKMQLRCRDMEWWMKRRQLPSQLRQRVRHFEHQRWAMMGGEDEMELVKDLPEGLRRDIKRFLCLDLIKKVPLFHSLDDLILDNICDRVKPLVFSKDEKIIREGDPVHRVVFIVRGRVKSSQNLSKGMVATSILEPGGFFGDELLSWCLRRPFIDRLPASSATFTCIESTEAFGLDANHLRFITDHFRYKFANERLKRTARYYSSNWRTWAAVNIQLAWRRYMVRTSRPVNQVTENGDNDHRLRKYAAMFLSIRPHDHLE from the exons ATGGCTCATTTTCTCTCAAGCTCCAG GTTGGCAATACACTTGAGAGAGAGCTTGATCAATTCTAGAGTGTGCAA GTGGTTCGGCATATTCCGACGAAGATCAGTTCAACCTGACAACAGCGACGACAACGATGATGACAGCAACCCAATCTCAAACTCCATTGAATGTTATGCATGCACTCAAGTTGGCGTCCCAGTTTTCCACTCCACCAGTTGCGACGGAGCTCACCAACCGGAGTGGGAAGCTTCAGCCGGTTCCTCGCTAGTTCCGATTCAGAACCGGACTAATAATTCAAGAACCGGAAAATCCCGGTCCAGTCGCAACCGGCATCAGTCGGGTCCATTCGGACGTGTGTTAGACCCTCGAAGCAAGCGCGTGCAGAGATGGAACCGAATCATTTTGTTGGCACGTGGCATGGCCTTAGCCGTTGATCCTCTCTTCTTTTACGCCTTATCCATCGGCCGTGGTGGATCGCCGTGCTTGTACATGGACGGCGGACTTGCGGCTATCGTCACGGTGATACGGACTTGCCTCGACGCCGTACACCTCCTCCACTTGTGGCTGCAGTTTCGGTTGGCGTACGTGTCGAGAGAGTCGCTAGTTGTTGGGTGTGGGAAACTCGTGTGGGACGCGCGTGCGATTGCTGCTCACTATGTTCGGTCCGTTAAAGGATTCTGGTTCGATGCTTTTGTCGTCCTACCTGTTCCGCAG GTTGTATTTTGGCTGGTGGTTCCAAAACTAATCAGAGAAGAGCAGATAAAGCTTATAATGACGATTCTTCTACTAATGTTCTTGTTCCAGTTCCTCCCCAAAGTATATCACAGCATAAGCTTAATGAGAAGGATGCAAAAGGTTACTGGATATATTTTCGGTACCATCTGGTGGGGATTTGGCCTTAATCTCATTGCTTATTTTATTGCTTCTCAT GTTGCTGGGGGTTGCTGGTATGTACTTTCTATACAAAGAGTAGCTTCATGTCTAAGGCAGCAGTGTGAACAGAAAGCTTCTTGTAATCTGTCTTTGTCATGCTCAGAGGAGGTTTGTTATCAGTTTCTATTGCCAACAGGCACTGTGGGAAATCCATGTGCTGGGaactcaacaacagtaatgaggaagccaCTGTGTTTAGATGTCAATGGACCATTCCCATATGGGATATACAAATGGGCTCTACCTGTTGTTTCTAGTAGGTCTGTCACTGTGAAGATTCTTTATCCCATCTTTTGGGGATTGATGACCCTTAG TACATTTGGCAATGACTTAGAACCGACGAGTCACTGGCTAGAAGTTATCTTCAGTATATGCCTTGTGCTTAGTGGATTGATGCTCTTCACTCTGTTGATAGGGAATATCCAG GTGTTTTTACACGCGGTCATGGCAAAGAAGCGAAAAATGCAATTGAGGTGCAGGGATATGGAATGGTGGATGAAGAGGAGACAGTTGCCATCACAATTGAGACAAAGAGTTCGCCACTTTGAACACCAGAGATGGGCTATGATGGGTGGAGAAGATGAGATGGAACTTGTAAAAGACTTGCCAGAAGGACTTCGAAGGGATATCAAACGCTTTCTTTGCCTTGATCTTATTAAAAAG GTTCCTCTGTTCCATAGTTTGGATGATCTGATTCTAGACAACATCTGTGATCGCGTTAAGCCATTGGTCTTCTCCAAAGATGAGAAG ATCATTAGAGAAGGAGATCCCGTGCACCGGGTGGTGTTCATTGTTCGTGGGCGAGTAAAAAGTAGCCAAAACCTCAGTAAAGGGATGGTCGCGACGAGCATACTTGAGCCTGGAGGCTTCTTTGGAGATGAGCTTCTTTCCTGGTGCTTACGTCGTCCCTTCATTGATAGACTTCCAGCTTCTTCAGCAACCTTCACTTGCATAGAATCCACAGAAGCATTTGGCTTAGATGCAAACCATCTACGCTTTATCACAGATCACTTCAGATACAAATTTGCAAACGAGAGGCTTAAGCGAACAGCAAGGTATTATTCATCCAATTGGAGAACGTGGGCTGCTGTGAATATACAGTTAGCTTGGCGTCGTTACATGGTGAGGACAAGCCGTCCTGTGAATCAGGTAACGGAGAATGGGGATAACGATCATCGCCTTCGAAAGTATGCTGCAATGTTCTTGTCAATCAGGCCACATGATCATCTCGAGTAG
- the LOC104087050 gene encoding cyclic nucleotide-gated ion channel 2 isoform X3, with product MAHFLSSSRWFGIFRRRSVQPDNSDDNDDDSNPISNSIECYACTQVGVPVFHSTSCDGAHQPEWEASAGSSLVPIQNRTNNSRTGKSRSSRNRHQSGPFGRVLDPRSKRVQRWNRIILLARGMALAVDPLFFYALSIGRGGSPCLYMDGGLAAIVTVIRTCLDAVHLLHLWLQFRLAYVSRESLVVGCGKLVWDARAIAAHYVRSVKGFWFDAFVVLPVPQVVFWLVVPKLIREEQIKLIMTILLLMFLFQFLPKVYHSISLMRRMQKVTGYIFGTIWWGFGLNLIAYFIASHVAGGCWYVLSIQRVASCLRQQCEQKASCNLSLSCSEEVCYQFLLPTGTVGNPCAGNSTTVMRKPLCLDVNGPFPYGIYKWALPVVSSRSVTVKILYPIFWGLMTLSTFGNDLEPTSHWLEVIFSICLVLSGLMLFTLLIGNIQVFLHAVMAKKRKMQLRCRDMEWWMKRRQLPSQLRQRVRHFEHQRWAMMGGEDEMELVKDLPEGLRRDIKRFLCLDLIKKVPLFHSLDDLILDNICDRVKPLVFSKDEKIIREGDPVHRVVFIVRGRVKSSQNLSKGMVATSILEPGGFFGDELLSWCLRRPFIDRLPASSATFTCIESTEAFGLDANHLRFITDHFRYKFANERLKRTARYYSSNWRTWAAVNIQLAWRRYMVRTSRPVNQVTENGDNDHRLRKYAAMFLSIRPHDHLE from the exons ATGGCTCATTTTCTCTCAAGCTCCAG GTGGTTCGGCATATTCCGACGAAGATCAGTTCAACCTGACAACAGCGACGACAACGATGATGACAGCAACCCAATCTCAAACTCCATTGAATGTTATGCATGCACTCAAGTTGGCGTCCCAGTTTTCCACTCCACCAGTTGCGACGGAGCTCACCAACCGGAGTGGGAAGCTTCAGCCGGTTCCTCGCTAGTTCCGATTCAGAACCGGACTAATAATTCAAGAACCGGAAAATCCCGGTCCAGTCGCAACCGGCATCAGTCGGGTCCATTCGGACGTGTGTTAGACCCTCGAAGCAAGCGCGTGCAGAGATGGAACCGAATCATTTTGTTGGCACGTGGCATGGCCTTAGCCGTTGATCCTCTCTTCTTTTACGCCTTATCCATCGGCCGTGGTGGATCGCCGTGCTTGTACATGGACGGCGGACTTGCGGCTATCGTCACGGTGATACGGACTTGCCTCGACGCCGTACACCTCCTCCACTTGTGGCTGCAGTTTCGGTTGGCGTACGTGTCGAGAGAGTCGCTAGTTGTTGGGTGTGGGAAACTCGTGTGGGACGCGCGTGCGATTGCTGCTCACTATGTTCGGTCCGTTAAAGGATTCTGGTTCGATGCTTTTGTCGTCCTACCTGTTCCGCAG GTTGTATTTTGGCTGGTGGTTCCAAAACTAATCAGAGAAGAGCAGATAAAGCTTATAATGACGATTCTTCTACTAATGTTCTTGTTCCAGTTCCTCCCCAAAGTATATCACAGCATAAGCTTAATGAGAAGGATGCAAAAGGTTACTGGATATATTTTCGGTACCATCTGGTGGGGATTTGGCCTTAATCTCATTGCTTATTTTATTGCTTCTCAT GTTGCTGGGGGTTGCTGGTATGTACTTTCTATACAAAGAGTAGCTTCATGTCTAAGGCAGCAGTGTGAACAGAAAGCTTCTTGTAATCTGTCTTTGTCATGCTCAGAGGAGGTTTGTTATCAGTTTCTATTGCCAACAGGCACTGTGGGAAATCCATGTGCTGGGaactcaacaacagtaatgaggaagccaCTGTGTTTAGATGTCAATGGACCATTCCCATATGGGATATACAAATGGGCTCTACCTGTTGTTTCTAGTAGGTCTGTCACTGTGAAGATTCTTTATCCCATCTTTTGGGGATTGATGACCCTTAG TACATTTGGCAATGACTTAGAACCGACGAGTCACTGGCTAGAAGTTATCTTCAGTATATGCCTTGTGCTTAGTGGATTGATGCTCTTCACTCTGTTGATAGGGAATATCCAG GTGTTTTTACACGCGGTCATGGCAAAGAAGCGAAAAATGCAATTGAGGTGCAGGGATATGGAATGGTGGATGAAGAGGAGACAGTTGCCATCACAATTGAGACAAAGAGTTCGCCACTTTGAACACCAGAGATGGGCTATGATGGGTGGAGAAGATGAGATGGAACTTGTAAAAGACTTGCCAGAAGGACTTCGAAGGGATATCAAACGCTTTCTTTGCCTTGATCTTATTAAAAAG GTTCCTCTGTTCCATAGTTTGGATGATCTGATTCTAGACAACATCTGTGATCGCGTTAAGCCATTGGTCTTCTCCAAAGATGAGAAG ATCATTAGAGAAGGAGATCCCGTGCACCGGGTGGTGTTCATTGTTCGTGGGCGAGTAAAAAGTAGCCAAAACCTCAGTAAAGGGATGGTCGCGACGAGCATACTTGAGCCTGGAGGCTTCTTTGGAGATGAGCTTCTTTCCTGGTGCTTACGTCGTCCCTTCATTGATAGACTTCCAGCTTCTTCAGCAACCTTCACTTGCATAGAATCCACAGAAGCATTTGGCTTAGATGCAAACCATCTACGCTTTATCACAGATCACTTCAGATACAAATTTGCAAACGAGAGGCTTAAGCGAACAGCAAGGTATTATTCATCCAATTGGAGAACGTGGGCTGCTGTGAATATACAGTTAGCTTGGCGTCGTTACATGGTGAGGACAAGCCGTCCTGTGAATCAGGTAACGGAGAATGGGGATAACGATCATCGCCTTCGAAAGTATGCTGCAATGTTCTTGTCAATCAGGCCACATGATCATCTCGAGTAG
- the LOC104087050 gene encoding cyclic nucleotide-gated ion channel 2 isoform X2, whose translation MSSRQDLRFFLSRWFGIFRRRSVQPDNSDDNDDDSNPISNSIECYACTQVGVPVFHSTSCDGAHQPEWEASAGSSLVPIQNRTNNSRTGKSRSSRNRHQSGPFGRVLDPRSKRVQRWNRIILLARGMALAVDPLFFYALSIGRGGSPCLYMDGGLAAIVTVIRTCLDAVHLLHLWLQFRLAYVSRESLVVGCGKLVWDARAIAAHYVRSVKGFWFDAFVVLPVPQVVFWLVVPKLIREEQIKLIMTILLLMFLFQFLPKVYHSISLMRRMQKVTGYIFGTIWWGFGLNLIAYFIASHVAGGCWYVLSIQRVASCLRQQCEQKASCNLSLSCSEEVCYQFLLPTGTVGNPCAGNSTTVMRKPLCLDVNGPFPYGIYKWALPVVSSRSVTVKILYPIFWGLMTLSTFGNDLEPTSHWLEVIFSICLVLSGLMLFTLLIGNIQVFLHAVMAKKRKMQLRCRDMEWWMKRRQLPSQLRQRVRHFEHQRWAMMGGEDEMELVKDLPEGLRRDIKRFLCLDLIKKVPLFHSLDDLILDNICDRVKPLVFSKDEKIIREGDPVHRVVFIVRGRVKSSQNLSKGMVATSILEPGGFFGDELLSWCLRRPFIDRLPASSATFTCIESTEAFGLDANHLRFITDHFRYKFANERLKRTARYYSSNWRTWAAVNIQLAWRRYMVRTSRPVNQVTENGDNDHRLRKYAAMFLSIRPHDHLE comes from the exons ATGTCTTCTCGCCAAGACCTACGCTTCTTCCTCTCAAG GTGGTTCGGCATATTCCGACGAAGATCAGTTCAACCTGACAACAGCGACGACAACGATGATGACAGCAACCCAATCTCAAACTCCATTGAATGTTATGCATGCACTCAAGTTGGCGTCCCAGTTTTCCACTCCACCAGTTGCGACGGAGCTCACCAACCGGAGTGGGAAGCTTCAGCCGGTTCCTCGCTAGTTCCGATTCAGAACCGGACTAATAATTCAAGAACCGGAAAATCCCGGTCCAGTCGCAACCGGCATCAGTCGGGTCCATTCGGACGTGTGTTAGACCCTCGAAGCAAGCGCGTGCAGAGATGGAACCGAATCATTTTGTTGGCACGTGGCATGGCCTTAGCCGTTGATCCTCTCTTCTTTTACGCCTTATCCATCGGCCGTGGTGGATCGCCGTGCTTGTACATGGACGGCGGACTTGCGGCTATCGTCACGGTGATACGGACTTGCCTCGACGCCGTACACCTCCTCCACTTGTGGCTGCAGTTTCGGTTGGCGTACGTGTCGAGAGAGTCGCTAGTTGTTGGGTGTGGGAAACTCGTGTGGGACGCGCGTGCGATTGCTGCTCACTATGTTCGGTCCGTTAAAGGATTCTGGTTCGATGCTTTTGTCGTCCTACCTGTTCCGCAG GTTGTATTTTGGCTGGTGGTTCCAAAACTAATCAGAGAAGAGCAGATAAAGCTTATAATGACGATTCTTCTACTAATGTTCTTGTTCCAGTTCCTCCCCAAAGTATATCACAGCATAAGCTTAATGAGAAGGATGCAAAAGGTTACTGGATATATTTTCGGTACCATCTGGTGGGGATTTGGCCTTAATCTCATTGCTTATTTTATTGCTTCTCAT GTTGCTGGGGGTTGCTGGTATGTACTTTCTATACAAAGAGTAGCTTCATGTCTAAGGCAGCAGTGTGAACAGAAAGCTTCTTGTAATCTGTCTTTGTCATGCTCAGAGGAGGTTTGTTATCAGTTTCTATTGCCAACAGGCACTGTGGGAAATCCATGTGCTGGGaactcaacaacagtaatgaggaagccaCTGTGTTTAGATGTCAATGGACCATTCCCATATGGGATATACAAATGGGCTCTACCTGTTGTTTCTAGTAGGTCTGTCACTGTGAAGATTCTTTATCCCATCTTTTGGGGATTGATGACCCTTAG TACATTTGGCAATGACTTAGAACCGACGAGTCACTGGCTAGAAGTTATCTTCAGTATATGCCTTGTGCTTAGTGGATTGATGCTCTTCACTCTGTTGATAGGGAATATCCAG GTGTTTTTACACGCGGTCATGGCAAAGAAGCGAAAAATGCAATTGAGGTGCAGGGATATGGAATGGTGGATGAAGAGGAGACAGTTGCCATCACAATTGAGACAAAGAGTTCGCCACTTTGAACACCAGAGATGGGCTATGATGGGTGGAGAAGATGAGATGGAACTTGTAAAAGACTTGCCAGAAGGACTTCGAAGGGATATCAAACGCTTTCTTTGCCTTGATCTTATTAAAAAG GTTCCTCTGTTCCATAGTTTGGATGATCTGATTCTAGACAACATCTGTGATCGCGTTAAGCCATTGGTCTTCTCCAAAGATGAGAAG ATCATTAGAGAAGGAGATCCCGTGCACCGGGTGGTGTTCATTGTTCGTGGGCGAGTAAAAAGTAGCCAAAACCTCAGTAAAGGGATGGTCGCGACGAGCATACTTGAGCCTGGAGGCTTCTTTGGAGATGAGCTTCTTTCCTGGTGCTTACGTCGTCCCTTCATTGATAGACTTCCAGCTTCTTCAGCAACCTTCACTTGCATAGAATCCACAGAAGCATTTGGCTTAGATGCAAACCATCTACGCTTTATCACAGATCACTTCAGATACAAATTTGCAAACGAGAGGCTTAAGCGAACAGCAAGGTATTATTCATCCAATTGGAGAACGTGGGCTGCTGTGAATATACAGTTAGCTTGGCGTCGTTACATGGTGAGGACAAGCCGTCCTGTGAATCAGGTAACGGAGAATGGGGATAACGATCATCGCCTTCGAAAGTATGCTGCAATGTTCTTGTCAATCAGGCCACATGATCATCTCGAGTAG